In Candidatus Krumholzibacteriia bacterium, one genomic interval encodes:
- a CDS encoding fused MFS/spermidine synthase — protein MRSHFPLYAIVSISGAVVLVIEIAGTRVLGPFYGVSLFLWSALITVTLAALSIGYAVGGRWADRGPRYGRLGMVLGLAGLWILATIWIKRPVIAAVEPLGLRAAVLAAATLLFFPPLALLGMVSPYAIRLRAEHIGEVGRTAGNIYAVGTVASVVGALATGFYLIPVLGINRLIACCAAALLAAAFIAFRGERGGRGAMVWAVLLPVGMGWLGTKAPVQRVGQPMELMWMQQSPYADLRVFDWEDSRYLLIDGGTHTIVDRLTGNTVFPYAMVLDIPRHMFDAPGVMLLIGLGGGSVAQNYYRQGWRVESVEIDPAVAEIAEQFFALSPDSARVTVMDGRRFLMNTDRMYDLIIIDAFGSGAIPFHMVTQEMFNLVKSRLSPGGVLAVNTETREWTDILMRSLSATVATQFDNVVALPTAEPPNTLGNVVLLASDRPLDIDEDALGSPYEYLPYPYRHWVVVERNHAWANRFVPDTRGAPVLTDDRNPVSLWSEGINWEARNGIHSAFAWHRLTY, from the coding sequence ATGCGCAGTCACTTTCCCCTCTATGCCATCGTCTCCATAAGCGGTGCCGTGGTGTTGGTCATCGAGATTGCCGGCACGCGGGTGCTTGGCCCCTTCTACGGGGTGAGCCTGTTCCTGTGGTCGGCGCTCATCACGGTGACGCTTGCGGCGTTGAGCATTGGATATGCCGTGGGTGGCCGCTGGGCCGATCGGGGTCCTCGGTATGGCCGGTTGGGTATGGTGCTGGGGCTGGCCGGACTGTGGATCCTGGCCACCATCTGGATCAAGCGCCCCGTCATCGCGGCGGTGGAGCCTCTCGGGCTGCGCGCCGCCGTTCTGGCCGCCGCCACGCTGCTGTTCTTTCCGCCGCTCGCGCTGCTGGGAATGGTAAGCCCGTATGCCATCCGTCTGCGCGCCGAGCACATCGGCGAGGTAGGCAGGACGGCAGGAAACATCTACGCGGTGGGGACGGTGGCGAGCGTGGTGGGGGCGCTGGCCACGGGCTTCTATCTCATCCCCGTGCTCGGCATCAACCGGCTCATTGCATGCTGCGCGGCCGCACTGCTCGCAGCCGCCTTCATTGCGTTTCGCGGCGAGCGGGGTGGACGTGGGGCGATGGTGTGGGCTGTCCTGCTTCCCGTCGGCATGGGCTGGCTGGGAACCAAGGCACCGGTGCAACGCGTGGGTCAGCCCATGGAACTCATGTGGATGCAGCAGAGCCCCTATGCAGACCTGCGCGTCTTCGACTGGGAGGATTCGCGCTACCTGCTGATTGATGGCGGAACGCACACGATTGTAGACCGGCTGACCGGGAACACCGTCTTTCCCTATGCCATGGTACTCGACATTCCCCGGCACATGTTCGACGCGCCGGGAGTCATGCTCCTGATCGGGCTCGGCGGTGGTTCGGTGGCGCAGAACTACTACCGCCAGGGGTGGCGGGTGGAGTCGGTGGAAATCGATCCGGCCGTAGCCGAGATCGCGGAACAGTTTTTCGCCCTTTCCCCGGACAGCGCGCGCGTCACGGTGATGGACGGCCGCCGGTTTCTCATGAACACGGATCGGATGTACGATCTCATTATCATTGATGCCTTCGGGAGCGGCGCGATTCCGTTTCACATGGTCACACAGGAGATGTTCAATCTTGTGAAGTCGCGTCTCAGCCCGGGAGGCGTGCTGGCGGTGAACACGGAGACACGCGAGTGGACCGACATCCTCATGCGTTCATTGTCGGCGACCGTCGCGACGCAGTTTGACAACGTGGTCGCATTGCCCACCGCGGAACCCCCCAACACGTTGGGAAACGTGGTGCTGCTGGCGTCTGACCGGCCGCTCGATATTGATGAAGACGCGCTCGGCAGCCCCTACGAGTATCTTCCGTATCCCTACCGGCACTGGGTGGTGGTGGAGCGCAATCACGCCTGGGCCAATCGCTTCGTTCCCGACACACGCGGCGCGCCGGTGCTCACCGACGACCGCAACCCGGTGAGCCTGTGGTCCGAGGGAATCAACTGGGAAGCACGGAACGGTATCCACAGCGCCTTTGCCTGGCACCGACTGACGTACTAG
- a CDS encoding S1 family peptidase, translating into MKHSRWRSISILALVVIISAMFWACSDNDSSTVTSPAQESSLLAAVNAHRADFDRAVAAHNRHIPEILQTEGVAGTAIGADESGMPVVVIYTREQTPPGRLKQEYEGFRVVEQVSGDIKPFKGPPGGGGGGGTSGQAPQSAPVKMGTSGGWRYDLANGYCCGGTLGSLVQKGGTKYVLSNYHVLYADITNGGNGRTASAGDPVIQPGLIDVSCNANNSLDIATLVSNGGTLPDNSGNAVDAGIAAVIPGQVDESGAILNVGTISASTLNASVGLAVKKMGRTTGLTRSSVSAINGAFSITYENECAGGTSFTQSYTNQIVVSNQRCGFQNGGDSGSLLLEDVSNNPRAVGLCFAGSVTCNKQAIAIANPINTVLSKIGASMVGQ; encoded by the coding sequence ATGAAACATTCGCGCTGGCGTAGTATCAGCATCCTTGCTCTGGTCGTGATCATCTCCGCGATGTTCTGGGCCTGCAGCGACAACGATTCCAGCACCGTAACGTCACCCGCGCAGGAGAGCAGTTTACTCGCGGCGGTCAATGCACACAGAGCCGACTTCGATCGCGCGGTCGCGGCTCACAACCGTCACATCCCGGAGATTCTCCAGACCGAAGGGGTGGCAGGCACCGCAATCGGCGCAGACGAGAGCGGCATGCCTGTCGTCGTGATCTACACCCGCGAACAGACTCCTCCGGGACGCCTGAAGCAGGAGTACGAGGGCTTCCGCGTCGTCGAGCAGGTCTCCGGGGATATCAAGCCCTTCAAGGGACCTCCGGGCGGCGGCGGTGGCGGTGGAACGTCTGGCCAGGCGCCCCAGTCGGCTCCCGTGAAGATGGGGACCTCCGGCGGCTGGCGCTATGACCTCGCCAACGGATACTGCTGCGGCGGCACCCTGGGCTCGCTGGTGCAGAAGGGCGGCACGAAGTACGTGCTGTCGAACTACCACGTGCTGTATGCCGACATCACCAATGGCGGCAACGGCCGAACTGCCTCGGCCGGTGACCCGGTCATCCAGCCGGGCCTCATTGACGTGTCGTGCAACGCCAACAACTCACTCGACATTGCAACGCTGGTGAGCAACGGCGGCACGCTACCGGACAACAGCGGCAACGCGGTGGACGCGGGTATCGCCGCGGTGATCCCGGGTCAGGTGGACGAGAGCGGGGCCATTCTCAACGTCGGCACGATCTCGGCCAGCACGCTCAACGCATCGGTGGGCCTCGCGGTCAAGAAGATGGGTCGCACCACCGGGCTCACGCGCAGCAGCGTTTCCGCAATCAACGGCGCGTTCTCGATCACGTACGAGAACGAGTGCGCCGGCGGAACGTCGTTTACGCAGAGCTACACCAACCAGATCGTCGTCTCGAACCAGCGCTGCGGGTTCCAGAACGGTGGCGACTCGGGATCCCTGCTCCTCGAGGATGTGAGCAACAATCCGCGGGCGGTGGGTCTTTGCTTTGCGGGCAGCGTGACGTGCAACAAGCAGGCAATTGCCATCGCCAACCCGATCAACACCGTGCTGAGCAAGATCGGCGCGTCGATGGTCGGTCAGTAG
- a CDS encoding 6-bladed beta-propeller has product MRIPTHIAIAAAVLTAATPSLGADWSGTETTKDGVVHVTSPAAPSGGSTTLSPQEAWRAGGDDDEDVIFGVVREIAVDDAGNVYLLDVQLNQVHVFDRDGNFLRDIGREGEGPGEFRRPSSMFILPDGRIAIVQTMPGRIILLNPDGTPGGDFHAPEAPDGGMQMFFEAGRAADNVILGVNEFKRGEGTFTSTRTLHLLDGKGSSRAVLATSTTRREMSNMTFDEKQARGPEWAAGSDGRIYLSDDFDGYKIKRFDASGKLERVYERAYEHRARSKKEIEENKPQVRFRTSSGTHRPESTASPTDRDIVKMFARPDGSLWVLSSRGAFAAPKGTLVTLDVFDPAGRFVQQTAINTEGSYRDDGVEVVGDYLFVVRQLRSAERAMNADETDEPVEDENAEPMSIVCYRITTQSTARK; this is encoded by the coding sequence ATGAGAATACCGACCCACATCGCCATCGCGGCGGCCGTGCTCACCGCCGCAACCCCGTCGCTGGGCGCGGACTGGTCCGGCACCGAGACAACGAAGGACGGCGTCGTCCACGTCACCAGTCCCGCCGCGCCTTCCGGCGGCAGCACCACGCTGTCCCCGCAGGAAGCGTGGCGCGCGGGCGGCGACGACGATGAGGACGTGATCTTCGGCGTCGTGCGAGAAATTGCGGTCGACGACGCCGGCAACGTCTACCTGCTGGACGTGCAGCTCAACCAGGTGCACGTGTTCGATCGCGACGGAAACTTCCTGCGCGACATCGGCCGCGAAGGCGAGGGGCCGGGTGAGTTCCGGCGGCCCTCGTCCATGTTCATCCTGCCCGACGGACGCATCGCCATCGTGCAGACGATGCCCGGCCGGATCATCCTGTTGAATCCGGACGGAACCCCGGGCGGCGACTTCCACGCACCCGAAGCGCCGGACGGCGGCATGCAGATGTTCTTCGAAGCCGGCCGCGCGGCCGACAACGTGATTCTGGGCGTGAACGAGTTCAAGCGCGGCGAGGGCACCTTTACCAGCACGCGCACGCTGCACCTGCTGGATGGCAAGGGCAGCTCGCGCGCGGTGCTGGCCACCAGCACCACCCGCCGTGAAATGTCCAACATGACCTTCGACGAAAAGCAGGCGCGCGGACCCGAGTGGGCCGCGGGCAGTGACGGGCGCATCTACCTGAGCGACGACTTCGACGGTTACAAGATCAAGCGCTTCGATGCGTCGGGCAAGCTGGAGCGTGTGTACGAGCGCGCGTACGAGCACCGCGCGCGCAGCAAGAAGGAGATCGAGGAGAACAAGCCGCAGGTTCGCTTCCGCACCAGCAGCGGCACGCACCGCCCGGAGTCCACCGCCAGCCCCACCGATCGCGACATCGTCAAGATGTTCGCGCGCCCCGACGGCTCGCTGTGGGTGCTGTCGAGCCGCGGCGCCTTCGCCGCGCCCAAAGGCACGCTGGTGACCCTGGACGTGTTCGACCCCGCCGGACGCTTCGTGCAGCAGACCGCGATCAACACCGAGGGGAGCTACCGGGACGACGGCGTTGAGGTGGTAGGCGACTACCTGTTCGTGGTGCGGCAACTGCGCTCGGCGGAGCGCGCCATGAACGCCGACGAAACCGACGAACCGGTGGAGGACGAGAACGCGGAGCCGATGTCGATCGTGTGCTATCGGATCACCACGCAATCCACCGCGCGCAAGTGA
- a CDS encoding GNAT family N-acetyltransferase gives MKIEPVRIQLTSCLLREFRKGDEPSLVRHANNRNIWINVRDSFPYPYRQSDARAWVRLAGREGLNQVFAIDVDGFVIGAIGVRPREDVNALSGEIGYWLGEEFWNRGITTEAVVAVTRYAFEEMGMIRLYAEVFEWNVASMRVLEKAGFTREGTMRRSAVKNRQVIDQVLFAKLRE, from the coding sequence ATGAAGATCGAGCCGGTCCGGATCCAACTCACCAGCTGCCTCCTGCGGGAGTTCCGCAAGGGCGATGAGCCCTCGCTGGTGCGCCACGCCAACAACCGCAACATATGGATCAATGTCCGCGACTCGTTTCCATATCCCTACCGGCAGTCCGATGCCCGGGCGTGGGTGCGGCTGGCGGGCCGGGAGGGGTTGAACCAGGTGTTCGCCATCGACGTGGACGGGTTCGTGATCGGGGCCATCGGTGTGCGGCCGCGTGAGGATGTCAACGCGCTGAGCGGCGAGATCGGCTACTGGCTGGGCGAGGAATTCTGGAACCGGGGCATCACCACCGAGGCGGTGGTCGCCGTAACCCGCTATGCCTTCGAGGAAATGGGGATGATTCGGCTGTACGCAGAAGTGTTCGAATGGAACGTGGCCTCGATGCGTGTGCTGGAGAAGGCGGGCTTCACGCGGGAGGGGACCATGCGCCGGAGCGCGGTGAAGAACCGGCAGGTCATCGACCAGGTCCTGTTCGCCAAACTTCGTGAATAA